One region of Quercus lobata isolate SW786 chromosome 2, ValleyOak3.0 Primary Assembly, whole genome shotgun sequence genomic DNA includes:
- the LOC115974091 gene encoding uncharacterized protein LOC115974091, with amino-acid sequence MASDSTTNTQSQTAHSVLPSSATIVDEYANNPFFLPTNENPGLMLISQPFTGPENYMSWARSVFLALSSRNKFGFVDGSIAEPDSSSSLYNSWSRCNTTVLSWLTNSLSLDLKASVMYINNARDLWIDLKDRLSKGNTPWLFELGKEIAHLAQGSLSISSYFTKFKTLWDEYANYQPFTICTCACTCGSKSSQLDAHHKEHVFRFLMGLNDGYGHVIR; translated from the coding sequence ATGGCTTCCGATTCCACAACCAACACTCAATCTCAAACTGCGCATTCAGTACTTCCTTCAAGTGCAACGATAGTAGATGAATATGCAAATaatcctttctttcttcctaCGAATGAAAATCCAGGTCTCATGCTCATATCGCAACCATTCACTGGTCCAGAAAATTACATGAGTTGGGCGCGATCTGTGTTCTTGGCTCTAAGTTCCAGAAACAAGTTTGGTTTTGTGGATGGATCGATTGCTGAGCCTgattcatcttcttcattgtaTAATTCTTGGAGTAGATGCAATACCACAGTGCTTTCTTGGTTAACGAATTCACTTAGTCTGGATTTGAAGGCTAGTGTTATGTATATCAACAATGCCAGAGATTTGTGGATTGATCTCAAAGATAGGCTATCTAAGGGTAACACTCCATGGTTGTTTGAGCTTGGGAAGGAAATTGCACATCTTGCACAAGGATCACTTTCAATAAGTTCTTACTTTACGAAATTCAAGACCTTGTGGGATGAGTATGCTAATTACCAGCCTTTTACAATCTGTACATGTGCTTGTACTTGTGGTTCTAAGTCTTCTCAACTTGATGCTCATCATAAGGAGCATGTTTTTAGGTTTTTGATGGGATTGAATGATGGTTATGGCCATGTTATAAGATAG
- the LOC115974089 gene encoding chloride channel protein CLC-c-like codes for MGEREEVQNNTDIEIGVERRGPSSSSSSSRSASPESRRITSSSLKEPLLLPHDAKRINQTSHLAIIGANVCPIESLDYEIIENDLFKQDWRSRTKNETLQYVFFKWTLVLIIGLGTGFVAFFNNLAVENIAGFKLLFTNSLMLKDKYFQAFAAYAGCNMVLAIAAAGLCAYISPAAAGSGIPEVKAYLNGIDAHSILAPSTLFVKIFGSIFGVAAGFVVGKEGPMVHTGACIASLLGQGGSRKYGLTWKWLRYFKNDLDRRDLITCGAAAGVAAAFRAPVGGVLFALEEIASWWRSALLWRTFFTTAVVAVVLRTFIVFCRGGQCGLFGEGGLIMFDVNSVNPTYSIADLLAVIFLGMIGGIFGSLYNYLVDKVLRTYSIINERGPVFKILLAIIISLLTSCCSYGLPWLSKCIPCPTSLGDQCPTVGRYGNFRSFQCPPNHYNERAAGGGLPRRRRAATQEGARGGTEGAALDAERLDSTSARPPELIEKKGQRKEKGKLALKNILA; via the exons atgggagagagagaagaggtcCAGAATAATACTGATATAGAGATAGGTGTGGAGAGAAGGGGACCATCAtcgtcgtcatcatcatcaagaAGTGCATCACCTGAGTCGAGAAGAATCACGTCGTCTTCACTGAAAGAACCGCTGCTTCTTCCTCATGATGCCAAGAGAATCAACCAGACCTCTCACCTCGCCATTATTGGCGCCAATGTCTGTCCCATTGAAAGCCTCGACTACGA GATTATCGAGAATGATCTTTTTAAGCAGGATTGGAGGTCTAGAACAAAAAATGAGACACttcaatatgttttttttaaatggacCCTTGTACTCATTATCGGTTTAGGTACAGGGTTCGTTGCCTTCTTCAATAACCTTGCTGTTGAGAATATAGCTGGTTTCAAACTTTTGTTCACCAACAGCCTCATGCTTAAGGATAA GTATTTTCAGGCATTTGCAGCATATGCTGGTTGTAACATGGTTTTGGCCATTGCAGCTGCTGGACTCTGTGCCTACATTTCTCCCGCAGCAGCAGGATCTGGCATACCTGAGGTGAAAGCTTACCTCAATGGAATAGATGCTCATTCTATATTGGCTCCAAGCACCCTTTTTGTGAAG ATTTTTGGTTCCATTTTTGGAGTGGCTGCTGGATTTGTTGTGGGGAAGGAAGGACCTATGGTACACACTGGTGCCTGCATAGCCTCTTTACTTGGGCAGGGTGGTTCTCGCAAGTATGGTTTGACTTGGAAGTGGCTCAGATACTTCAAAAATGATTTGGACCGGCGGGATTTAATCACCTGTGGTGCTGCTGCCGGTGTAGCAGCTGCCTTCCGTGCCCCAGTTGGCGGGGTCCTCTTTGCATTAGAAGAAATAGCTTcctg gtGGAGGAGTGCTCTTCTTTGGAGGACTTTTTTTACAACAGCAGTAGTAGCAGTGGTGTTGAGGACTTTCATTGTTTTTTGCCGGGGTGGACAATGTGGACTATTTGGGGAAGGAGGCCTCATCATGTTTGATGTCAACTCAGTGAATCCCACTTACAGCATTGCAGATCTACTGGCTGTAATATTCCTTGGAATGATTGGAGGCATTTTCGGGAGCCTTTACAATTATCTTGTGGACAAGGTCCTTCGCACTTACAGCATCATCAATGA GAGAGGTCCTGTTTTTAAAATCCTTCTTGCCATCATCATCTCCCTTTTGACCTCCTGTTGTTCTTATGGCCTTCCCTGGTTATCAAAGTGCATTCCTTGTCCTACTTCCTTGGGGGATCAGTGCCCCACTGTAGGTCGCTATGGAAACTTCAGAAGTTTCCAATGTCCACCTAACCATTACAATGAGCGGGCTGCCGGGGGAGGACTACCAAGGAGGAGGCGAGCCGCGACGCAAGAGGGAGCGCGGGGGGGGACAGAAGGTGCAGCGCTCGACGCGGAGAGG CTGGATTCGACGTCAGCTAGGCCTCCAGAATTGATAGAAAAGAAAggacagagaaaagaaaagggaaagcttgcattgaaaaatatacttgCTTGA